DNA from Diaphorobacter limosus:
TAGAAGTGCAGTGCCTCGGCGTCGTAGGGGCGGTAGCGCGGGCCCTGTTCCAGCATGCGCCACAGAACCGCCTGTTCGGTGGGCTTAAGACCCAGGTAGTCAGATGCCATCTGCGCCTCGTCTTGCGCTTGTTGCCGCCATGCTGCTTCCAGAAGGGCGGGTTCAAAGCGTCCGGCCACGTCGGCCAAGGGGCTCAGCACCTGCCCCAGCGCTGCCATGAAAAACTGCGGGCGGTAGCCAAAGATTTCAAAGGCCTGCAGCAGCAGGGCTAGATCGACTGGCTGCAATGACGGGCGCTGCGCTTCGATCAAGCCGGCGACATGGCCGATGAAGTCAGGGCCTAGCGGCGGCATGCGCTGGATTTGGGAACCATAAAACGGCGCCGCCGCCGTGTTGACCAGGCGCAGCAACTTGTCGCGGTCAGAGCCCGACATGACGAGCATGAGGTTCACCTCCCCCGGCCGATTGAGTTGGTCGCGCGCCGATTTCAGCGCCGTCATGGCGGTCTCACCGGCTTCGCTGATCAGCGCATGCTGTGCTTCGTCGATGATCAGCGCCACGGGTTTTCCGGCACTTTCGTGCAGCAGGCGCAGCGCTTCGTTCAGGGTCAGGCCGTCCACCTTGCCGATTTTGCTGGCGTCCACCTCCAGTCCGCCCAACTTCACCTTGTCCAGCCCTGCATTTTTTGCGGCGCGGGCCACAAGGCCCAAGTGAGGTTCCAGCGCGCGGGCAATGGCACCGGCTATCAGACCGCCCGGGTCGCGCCGCACATCGGCCCAAAGATCCACATAGACCACCACCACGCCAGCGGCCTGCAAAGCCGGGCTCAGGTCTCCTTGAAGGAAGGTGGATTTGCCGGTGCGACGCGGCGCGGCCAGAAACAGCCCGTTGTGGGCATCGCCCAGCAAGGCCTTGCCTTGAAGAGCGGCCACCAGTTCTTGCGCCAGGGCGGTGCGTTTGAAGGCGATCATGGGGACTATCCAAAATTATCTTTCAAAAGATAGTTTATCTAATTTTGGATAAATTACGATAATTTCCTGCCTTGGTGCAGCCCTGAAGAGTTTGTTTGGCGCGCCAGCCTGACATCGGCATGCCGATGTAACCCATCGAACCAAGTACCTGGCGCCACAGCAGCAAAAACCCCTGCACTTTCTGGGCCCGGCCTCTTGAAACCGGGCCAATCGCCCTTATTATTAGCACTCGTTGGGGTTGAGTGCTAACAACACCCCACCTGTTCCCCAGGGCAGCCGGTTTCAGGCTGCCTTTGCCTTTCAACCTGTCTGTGAATCTCCAGGAGATGCTATGAACCTTCGTCCTCTGAACGATCGCGTGATCGTCAAGCGCCTTGAAAACGAAACCAAGACTGCCTCGGGCATCGTCATTCCCGACAACGCCGCCGAGAAGCCCGACCAGGGCGAGGTGCTAGCCGTGGGCCCGGGCAAGCATGACGAGGACGGCGACCGCATTGCCATGAGCGTGAAGGTGGGCGACCGCGTGCTGTTCGGCAAGTACAGCGGCCAGACCGTGAAGGTCGATGGCGACGAGCTGCTGGTCATGAAGGAAGACGACCTGTTTGCGGTCATCGAAAAGTGATTGCCCAACGGGCAAGCACTTTCGTCGCAGGCTGACTTGGCGCAGCCAAGTCAAGGGCCAAAGGCCCGGCCGTAGACAGAAACAGTTGGATTACTTTTGATAGCTGTCAGCGCTTGATGGGTAAGCGCTAGCAGCATTTTTCACTCATATTTGTAGGAGCCAAACATGGCAGCAAAAGACGTAGTTTTCGGCGGCGAAGCCCGCGCCCGCATGGTTGAAGGCGTGAACATCCTGGCCAACGCGGTCAAGGTCACCCTGGGCCCCAAGGGCCGCAACGTGGTGCTGGAGCGCTCCTTCGGCGCCCCCACCGTGACCAAGGACGGCGTGTCCGTGGCCAAGGAGATCGAGCTCAAGGACAAGATCCAGAACATGGGCGCCCAGCTCGTCAAGGAAGTGGCTTCCAAGACCAGCGACAACGCCGGTGACGGCACCACCACCGCCACCGTGCTGGCCCAGGCCATCGTGCGCGAAGGCAGCAAGTACGTGGCCGCCGGCCTGAACCCCATGGATCTGAAGCGCGGCATCGACAAGGCCGTGGCCGCCCTGGTGGAAGAGCTGAAGAAGGCCTCCAAGGCCACCACGACCAGCAAGGAAATCGCCCAGGTCGGCTCCATCTCGGCCAACTCTGACTCCAGCATCGGTGAAATCATCGCCAACGCCATGGACAAGGTCGGCAAGGAAGGCGTGATCACCGTCGAAGACGGCAAGAGCCTGAACAACGAGCTGGACGTGGTTGAAGGTATGCAGTTTGACCGCGGCTACCTGTCGCCCTACTTCATCAACAACCCCGAGAAGCAAGTTGCCCTGCTGGACAACCCCTTCGTGCTGCTGTTCGACAAGAAGATCAGCAACATCCGCGACCTGCTGCCCACGCTGGAAGCGGTGGCCAAGGCCGGCCGTCCGCTGCTCATCATTGCCGAAGAAGTCGAGGGCGAAGCCCTGGCAACGCTGGTGGTGAACACCATCCGCGGCATTCTGAAGGTTGTGGCCGTCAAGGCGCCTGGCTTTGGCGACCGCCGCAAGGCCATGCTCGAAGACATCGCCATCCTGACGGGCGGCAAGGTCATCGCTGAAGAAGTGGGCCTGAGCCTGGAGAAGGTGACGCTGGCCGACCTGGGCCAGGCCAAGACCATCGAAGTGGGCAAGGAAAACACCACCATCATCGACGGCGCCGGCAATGCCGACGACATCCAGGCCCGCGTCAAGCAGATCCGCATCCAGATCGAAGAAGCCACCAGCGACTACGACCGCGAGAAGCTGCAAGAGCGCGTGGCCAAGCTGGCCGGCGGCGTGGCCGTGATCAAGGTTGGCGCTGCCACCGAGGTCGAGATGAAGGAAAAGAAGGCCCGCGTCGAAGACGCCCTGCACGCCACGCGCGCTGCGGTGGAAGAAGGCATCGTGGCCGGTGGCGGCGTGGCCCTGCTGCGCGCCCGCCAAGCGGTGGGCGAGGTCAAGGGTGAGAACGCCGACCAGGACGCCGGCGTGAAGCTGATCATGAAGGCCATCGAGGCCCCCCTGCGCGAGATCGTCAACAACGCCGGCGGCGAAGCCTCGGTGGTGGTCAACGCCGTGCTGGCCGGCAAGGGCAACTACGGCTTCAACGCCGCCAACGACAGCTACGGCGACATGCTGGAGATGGGCATTCTGGACCCCACCAAGGTGACGCGCACGGCGCTGCAGAACGCCGCCTCCGTGGCCTCGCTGCTGCTGACGACCGAGGCCATGGTGGCCGAGGCTCCGAAGGACGATGCCCCCGCCGGCATGCCCGACATGGGCGGCATGGGTGGCATGGGCGGCATGGGCATGTAAGCAGCCCCGGCCGCTGGCGCCCCCCTTCACCGGCGGGGTGCCATGCACCACGACCAAGGCCCGCAGGTTTTGCCTGCGGGCTTTTTTTTGGCCTTGGCCGATCCGGTTGTTGCGGCGTCAATCCGCTCCAGGATCGGGATCTCGGGCAGCAAAGCGCGCCAGGATCAGATCCCGCACCCGGCCCGCCACCGGCGTCAGCCCAAGCTGGCGTGGCCAGGCGACGTTCAAGTGGGTGCGCAGCTCGGTGCCATCGAGCGGCAGCAGGCGCGGCAGCCCCTGGCCCGCCAGTTGCCCGAAGCTCTGCGGCGCAAACGCCACGCCCAGGCCGCGTTGCGCCATCAAGAGCATGGGCAGGGTCTCGCCGCCCCAATACACCACGTTGGGCACAAAGCCCGCCTGCTGGCAGGCACGCAGCACCATGTCGGAAATGCCCGTGCCCAGGGGCGAGCGGTGCAGCAGAAAGCGCTCGTGGCGCAGGTCGGCCAGGCGCACCCGCGCGCCGCCCGCCAGGGGGTGGGCAGGGGGCAGGGCCACATGCAGGGGCTCGTCCATGATGGCGTGCGTCTCCAGCTCGGGCGCCCGGTACTCGCTGCGCGAGATGATCAGATCCAGGCCGCGCTCGCGCAGGCGCTGCAGCATGTGGCCGGCCTCGCCCTCCTGCACGTCCACCGTGATGTCCAGCCCACAGGCAGCCAGGTCCTCCATCACCGCCGGCATGACGAACAGGCTGGCCGCCGTGGCACAGCCGATGTGCACCGTGCCGCGCGCACCCTGCTCGGCCTCGCGCAGTTCGCGGCGCATGGTCTGCAGCTGCGCCAGCAGCGCCTTGGCGCGCAGGTAGAACAGCTCGCCGGTGGCCGTGGGAGCCAGGCGGTGCCCGCTGCGGTCGAACAGGCCCACGCCCAGTTCGTCCTCCAGCTTGCGCAGCAGCATGCTCAGCGGCGGCTGGGTCATGTGCAATCGCGTCGCGGCAGCAGACACGCTGCCCTGCTCGTAGACGGCGACAAAGCATTTCAGGCGGTGCTCATCCATATACTTATCGAATAAAAACAGACGTTATATATATTAGACAGTGGCTTCTTGTCTTCCTACACTGGCTTGCATCACGGTAATGAACCGCGAACCACAGACCGATAGGAGACATGAATATGCAACGCATTCGCCGCCACATCGCCGCCCTGGCCCTGCTGACCTGCATCGCACCCATGCTGGGCATGACAGCCGCCCAGGCGCAGACCGACTGGCCCAAGCGCAACATGAAGGTCGTCGTGCCCTACCCGGCCGGCGGCTCCGCCGATGCGATGGGGCGCATGGTGGCCAACAAGCTGGCCAAGGCCTTCCCCAAGGTCAGCGTGGTGGTGGAGAACATTCCCGGCGGCGCCACCGTGCCCGGTGCGCTGGCCGTGCTGCGCGACGCGGCGGACGGCCACACGCTGTTCATGGCCAGCGATGGCACGCTGAACATCAACCGCTGGCTGCTCAAGGATGTGCGCTACGACGCCGACCGCGACTTCACGCCCGTGACCGTGCTCAACAGCTACCCGCACTGGCTGATCGTCAATCCCCAGGGGCCCTACAAGAGCCTGGACGACCTGGTCAAGGCCATACGCGCCAAGCCCGGCAAGGTCTCCATCAGCATCAACACCATAGGCGGCAGCGCCCATCTGGCACTGGACAACTGGCGCCGCGAAAACGGCCTGGATTTCGCGATCGTGCCCTACCGCGGCTCGCCACCGGCCGTTACCGACTTGATCGGCGGCCACACCGACGCGCATATGGACGTGGTGGGATCCTCGGCAGCCTTCGCCCGCAGTGCGCGAGTGCTGCCGGTGGCCGTGCTGCAGGGCACGCCCATTCACGAATTCCCCAAGGTGCCGACGCAGGATCCAAAGGATCCAAAGACCCTGGTCGTGCAGTCCAACCTCTCGGTGGTCATGCGCAGCGGCACGCCGCAGGACGTGGTGAGCCGGATCTACGCCATCTTGCAGGCGGGTGTGAAGGACAGCGATTTCGCCAAGACCCTGGACACGCTGAACCTCGACCCGGTGCTGCTGGAACCCGCCCAGGCCAAGACCTTTTTGCAGCAGGAGACCCAGCGCTACGGGGCCTTGGTCGAGAAGTCCGGCCTGGAAAAACAGTAAAAAAGGCATTGCCATGAAATTCGTCATCGCCCTGATCCGCCACGAGACCAATACCTTCTCGCCCATCCCCACCGTGCTCAGCGACTTTCGCCGTGGCACGGGCGAGGGGCCGGCCTATGGCGAGGCCGCGCGCCTGGCCTGCGAGGGCACAAAGAACGCAGCCACGGCCTACCTGGACATGGCGCGCGAGATGGGCGCCGAGGTCGACTTTGCCGTCTACGCCAGCGCCGTGCCCAGCGGCGTGGTCACGCGCGAGGCCTTCGAGCACCTGTGCGACGCGGTGGTGCGCAGCGCCTCGCAGGGCTGTGATGCGGTGCTGCTGGATCTGCATGGCGCCATGGTGGTCGATGGCTACCCGGACGCCGAGGGCGAGCTGCTGCGCCGCCTGCGCGAGTGCACCCCGGCCGGCCTGCCAATAGGTGTGTCGCTGGACTTTCATGCCAACTTCAGCAGCGAATTGATACGCAACGCGACGGTAATTGCCGGCTACTGCACCTATCCGCATGTGGATATCTACGAAACCGGCGAGCGCGTGGCGCGCAGCATCCGCGCCAAGCTGGAGGGCCGCAGCGACCCGGTGCTGCTGTGGCGCCGCCTGCCCATGCTGACGCACATGCTGCGCCAGACGCCCGCCAGCCAGCCCATGAAGGACATCATGGACCGCGCCATGCAGGCCGAGCAGAGTGATGAGGTATGCAACGCCTCCATCTTCGGCGGTTTTCCGCTGTCGGACATCCCCTGCGCTGGTCTTTCTGTCGTCATCGTCGCCGAACGTGATCGACTGCAGCAGGGCCAGAAGCTGCTGGGCGACCTGTGCGACCTGGCCTGGTCGCGCCGCGCCGACTTCGTCTTCGAGTCGGGCTCGGTGCCGGAGTCCATTGCCCATGCCAAGACCCTCAAGGACGGCCCGGTGCTGCTCATCGACCATGGCGACAACTGCGGCGCGGGCGGCGTGACCGACGTCATGGACGTGCTCGAAGAGGTCTTGAAGCAGGGCCTGCAGGACGTGGTCGCCGGCCCGTTCTGGGATCCGGCCACGGTGGCCACGCTGTTCGAGCGCGGCGTGGGCGCCGAGGTGACCGTGGACGTGGGCGGCAAGACCGACATGCCGGCGCTGGAACTGAAGGGCCGGCCGCTGCGCCTGTCGGGCGTGGTGGAGCGCCTGACGGACGGCGAATACACCGTCACCGGCCCCATGTTCACGGGCGTGCGCCAGAGCCTGGGCCGCACCGCCGTGCTGCGCGTCGGCAGCGTGCGCATCTTCATCTGCGAGCGCCCGCAGGAGCCGTATGACGTGGGCGTGTTCACCCATGCGGGTGTCGATCCGGCCAAGGCCCACTATGTGCTGCTCAAGTCGCGCCAGCATTTCCGCGCCGGCTTCGGGCCTTTTGCCAGGCATGTGGTGCTGGTCAGCGGGCCGGGCGTATGCAGCTCGGACTACGGCCTGTTCCCGTTCAAGCAGCTGAACCGCCCCATGTACCCGCTGGATGCCGACGCCACCATGGCGGATGGCGAGAGCTGGATACCCGCCGCTGCCTGACCCACGCCGCGTGCGCCACCATGCAGGAAATGCTCTACCCCGCCGCCGTGGTACTGCTGGGCTATGTGGTGCTCGGCATCACGGGCTTTGGCTCGGCCCTGGTCATCGTGCCGCTGCTGGCCTGGCGCTGGCCCCTGACCGAGGTCGTGCCCCTGGTGCTGCTGCTGGATGTGCCGGCATCGCTGCTGCTGGGTGGGCTGAACCTGCGCCATGTGAACCTGGCCGAGCTGCGCCGCCTGCTGCCGGGCATGGTGGCCGGCGCACTGGCGGGCTTGTGGCTGTCGGGCCAGCTGCCCAGCCGCTGGCCACTGCTGGCCCTGGGCCTGTATGTGGCGGCCGTGGGGGCGCGCGCGCTGCGCAGCGCGCCGCCGCAACCGCGGCCGCTGGCGGCGCCCTGGGGCCATGCGGCCGGTGGCGCGATTGGCCTGGTGGAAATGCTGTTCGGCACCGCCGGCCCGCTGGTGGTGGCCTGGCTGAGTCGGCGCCTGCCCGACGTGCTGGCGCTGCGGGCCAACACGCCCATCGTCATCACCATGAGCGCCTGCGCCGTGCTGCTGACCATGGGCGCGGCCGGGCGGCTGTCGCACGCCGAGCTGTGGTGGCGCTGGCTGATGCTGATCGTGCTGGCCGCCCTGGGTGTGCTGCTGGGCCACCACTGGGCGCGCCGCGTGTCCGCGGCCAGCCTGCGCAAGCTGATCTGCGGCCTCTTGGTCATCAGCGGGCTGAGCCTGGTGGCGCACGCCGTGCAGCTGCGCTGAACCTGTTATTTCGAAGGAGATGCCTTTGCCACCCCAATACCCGCGTTTCACCCCATAACCTTCAACAAAATCACGTAAAAACCCGTTCCCGAAGGAGTCAGGAGACATGTTCCATTCATCCATCACCAAGTTTGCCGCCGTCGCCTTCGGTGCCGCGCTGCTCGCCCAGGGCGCCAGCGCACAGAACCAGGCCCATACACCCGTCAAGATCATCATCGGCTTTCCTGCCGGCGGCGCCCTGGACAACCTGGCACGCGCCATGGCCGAGAAGCTGCGTACCGAACTGGGCCGCACCGTCATCGTGGACAACAAGCCCGGCGCCAGCACCCATATCGCGCTGATGACCGTCAAGCGCGCGCCGGCCGACGGCGCCACCATTCTCATCAGCCCGGCGCCGCCCTTCGTCACCCACCCGCTGACCTACGACAAGCTGCAGTTCGACCCGGACAAGGATCTGATCCCGGTGGCGCATCTGGCGGATACGCCGCTGGTGGCCACCACCTCGGCCGCCAGCCCGTATTCGTCGATGCGCGAATACCTGGAGTGGGTGAAGAAAAACCCCAAGGACACCGGCATCGGCATGGTGTCCATGGGCGGTGTGCTGCATTTCGGCGTGCTGCAGCTGAACCAGGAGCGCGGCCTGAGCCTGATGCCCGTGGCCTACAAGGGCGCCCCGCCCATGCTGACCGATGAGATCGGCGGCGTGCTGCCCGTGGGCATGGACACGGTGGCCTCGGCCAGCGAACTGGAGAAGGCCGGAAAGATCAAGTACCTGGGCGTTCCGGGCATGGAGCGCACCAAGCTGCTGCCCAACGTGCCCACCTTCAAGGAGCAGGGCGTGCCGGGGTTTGAACAGGCATCGAGCTGGTACGCCGCCTATGTGCCCACGGGCACGCCCGCGGCGGTCGTGAGCCAGCTTGAAAAGGCCATGATCCACATCGTGCAAGAATCGGCCTTTGCCGCCAAGATGGCCCAGGGCGGCATGGTGACCACGGGCCGGCCGGGCGCGGAGGTCACCAGCCTGATCAAGTCACAGCGCGAGGCATCGCGCCCGATCGTCGAAAAATCGGGCTATCGCGCGACGCAATAACCACGTTTGAGCGCAGATGTCGGCTACATAGCGACAAATGCCCGATGCACAGGGGCAGCTTCAGCGCCGCTCCACCGTCGGCTCGCGCTCCATCAGGCGCGCCACGGCGTCGGCAGCGTGCAGCCGGCCGTCGAGCAGCGCCACCACGCATTCGGCGATCGGCATCTCCACGCCGGCAGCGCGCGCGCGCTGCACCACCGTGCGTGCGCTGTACACGCCCTCGGCCACATGGCCCAGCGAGTCCACCGCCTGTTGCAGGCTCTTGCCATCCGCCAGCAGCAGGCCCACGCGGCGGTTGCGCGACAGGTCACCGGTGGCGGTGAGGACCAGGTCGCCCAGGCCGGACAGGCCCATGAAGGTGTCGGTGCGCGCGCCCAGGGCCAGGCCCAGGCGCGTCATCTCGGCCAGGCCGCGCGTGATCAGCGCGGCGCGCGCGTTCAGGCCCAGCTGCAGACCGTCGCACAGGCCGGTGGCGATGGCCAGCACGTTTTTCACCGCGCCGCCCACCTCCACGCCGACGATGTCCTCGCTGGCATAGACGCGCAGCGACGGGCCATGGAACGCCTGCACCAGCGCTTCGCGCACGGGGGCATGGCGGCTGGCCGCCACCAGGGCCGTGGGCTGGGCGCGCGCCACCTCCTGGGCAAAGCTGGGGCCACTGAGCACACCGCTGGCCAGTTGCGGCGCCACCTCGGCGCAGACCTCATGGGCCATCAGGCCGGTGCCGGCCTCAAAACCCTTGCACAGCCAGGCGATGGGGGCCTGGCTGTCCTTGAGCAGTTGCAGCATGCCGCGCAAGGCCGCCATCGGCGTGCCGATGACGATCAGCTCGGCGCTGGCCGCCAGCGCGCGGGCATCGCCGGCCACCACCTGCAGCGCCGGCGCAAATGCCAGGCCGGGCAGGTAGCGCTGATTGCAGCGCGCGGCCTGCATGGCAGCCGCCTGTTGCTCGTCGCGCGCCCACAGCGTGACCGCGTTGCCGCCGGCATGGGCGGCCGCGCTCACAGCCAGGGCCGTGCCCCAGGCGCCCGCCCCAAGTACTACTATTTTCATAGCTTGCAGCGCTTACTGGACGGACGTTACAACCCTAAAAGATGAAAAATT
Protein-coding regions in this window:
- a CDS encoding ATP-binding protein is translated as MIAFKRTALAQELVAALQGKALLGDAHNGLFLAAPRRTGKSTFLQGDLSPALQAAGVVVVYVDLWADVRRDPGGLIAGAIARALEPHLGLVARAAKNAGLDKVKLGGLEVDASKIGKVDGLTLNEALRLLHESAGKPVALIIDEAQHALISEAGETAMTALKSARDQLNRPGEVNLMLVMSGSDRDKLLRLVNTAAAPFYGSQIQRMPPLGPDFIGHVAGLIEAQRPSLQPVDLALLLQAFEIFGYRPQFFMAALGQVLSPLADVAGRFEPALLEAAWRQQAQDEAQMASDYLGLKPTEQAVLWRMLEQGPRYRPYDAEALHFYRDKTGRPVSVTQAQKALEALRQRMPALVWKSARGEYALEDAAMHRWFDHLAAAGKWPPSAPQGQLPFDDD
- the groES gene encoding co-chaperone GroES; this encodes MNLRPLNDRVIVKRLENETKTASGIVIPDNAAEKPDQGEVLAVGPGKHDEDGDRIAMSVKVGDRVLFGKYSGQTVKVDGDELLVMKEDDLFAVIEK
- the groL gene encoding chaperonin GroEL (60 kDa chaperone family; promotes refolding of misfolded polypeptides especially under stressful conditions; forms two stacked rings of heptamers to form a barrel-shaped 14mer; ends can be capped by GroES; misfolded proteins enter the barrel where they are refolded when GroES binds) gives rise to the protein MAAKDVVFGGEARARMVEGVNILANAVKVTLGPKGRNVVLERSFGAPTVTKDGVSVAKEIELKDKIQNMGAQLVKEVASKTSDNAGDGTTTATVLAQAIVREGSKYVAAGLNPMDLKRGIDKAVAALVEELKKASKATTTSKEIAQVGSISANSDSSIGEIIANAMDKVGKEGVITVEDGKSLNNELDVVEGMQFDRGYLSPYFINNPEKQVALLDNPFVLLFDKKISNIRDLLPTLEAVAKAGRPLLIIAEEVEGEALATLVVNTIRGILKVVAVKAPGFGDRRKAMLEDIAILTGGKVIAEEVGLSLEKVTLADLGQAKTIEVGKENTTIIDGAGNADDIQARVKQIRIQIEEATSDYDREKLQERVAKLAGGVAVIKVGAATEVEMKEKKARVEDALHATRAAVEEGIVAGGGVALLRARQAVGEVKGENADQDAGVKLIMKAIEAPLREIVNNAGGEASVVVNAVLAGKGNYGFNAANDSYGDMLEMGILDPTKVTRTALQNAASVASLLLTTEAMVAEAPKDDAPAGMPDMGGMGGMGGMGM
- a CDS encoding LysR family transcriptional regulator, producing MDEHRLKCFVAVYEQGSVSAAATRLHMTQPPLSMLLRKLEDELGVGLFDRSGHRLAPTATGELFYLRAKALLAQLQTMRRELREAEQGARGTVHIGCATAASLFVMPAVMEDLAACGLDITVDVQEGEAGHMLQRLRERGLDLIISRSEYRAPELETHAIMDEPLHVALPPAHPLAGGARVRLADLRHERFLLHRSPLGTGISDMVLRACQQAGFVPNVVYWGGETLPMLLMAQRGLGVAFAPQSFGQLAGQGLPRLLPLDGTELRTHLNVAWPRQLGLTPVAGRVRDLILARFAARDPDPGAD
- a CDS encoding tripartite tricarboxylate transporter substrate binding protein is translated as MNMQRIRRHIAALALLTCIAPMLGMTAAQAQTDWPKRNMKVVVPYPAGGSADAMGRMVANKLAKAFPKVSVVVENIPGGATVPGALAVLRDAADGHTLFMASDGTLNINRWLLKDVRYDADRDFTPVTVLNSYPHWLIVNPQGPYKSLDDLVKAIRAKPGKVSISINTIGGSAHLALDNWRRENGLDFAIVPYRGSPPAVTDLIGGHTDAHMDVVGSSAAFARSARVLPVAVLQGTPIHEFPKVPTQDPKDPKTLVVQSNLSVVMRSGTPQDVVSRIYAILQAGVKDSDFAKTLDTLNLDPVLLEPAQAKTFLQQETQRYGALVEKSGLEKQ
- a CDS encoding M81 family metallopeptidase, with amino-acid sequence MKFVIALIRHETNTFSPIPTVLSDFRRGTGEGPAYGEAARLACEGTKNAATAYLDMAREMGAEVDFAVYASAVPSGVVTREAFEHLCDAVVRSASQGCDAVLLDLHGAMVVDGYPDAEGELLRRLRECTPAGLPIGVSLDFHANFSSELIRNATVIAGYCTYPHVDIYETGERVARSIRAKLEGRSDPVLLWRRLPMLTHMLRQTPASQPMKDIMDRAMQAEQSDEVCNASIFGGFPLSDIPCAGLSVVIVAERDRLQQGQKLLGDLCDLAWSRRADFVFESGSVPESIAHAKTLKDGPVLLIDHGDNCGAGGVTDVMDVLEEVLKQGLQDVVAGPFWDPATVATLFERGVGAEVTVDVGGKTDMPALELKGRPLRLSGVVERLTDGEYTVTGPMFTGVRQSLGRTAVLRVGSVRIFICERPQEPYDVGVFTHAGVDPAKAHYVLLKSRQHFRAGFGPFARHVVLVSGPGVCSSDYGLFPFKQLNRPMYPLDADATMADGESWIPAAA
- a CDS encoding sulfite exporter TauE/SafE family protein codes for the protein MQEMLYPAAVVLLGYVVLGITGFGSALVIVPLLAWRWPLTEVVPLVLLLDVPASLLLGGLNLRHVNLAELRRLLPGMVAGALAGLWLSGQLPSRWPLLALGLYVAAVGARALRSAPPQPRPLAAPWGHAAGGAIGLVEMLFGTAGPLVVAWLSRRLPDVLALRANTPIVITMSACAVLLTMGAAGRLSHAELWWRWLMLIVLAALGVLLGHHWARRVSAASLRKLICGLLVISGLSLVAHAVQLR
- a CDS encoding tripartite tricarboxylate transporter substrate-binding protein; the protein is MFHSSITKFAAVAFGAALLAQGASAQNQAHTPVKIIIGFPAGGALDNLARAMAEKLRTELGRTVIVDNKPGASTHIALMTVKRAPADGATILISPAPPFVTHPLTYDKLQFDPDKDLIPVAHLADTPLVATTSAASPYSSMREYLEWVKKNPKDTGIGMVSMGGVLHFGVLQLNQERGLSLMPVAYKGAPPMLTDEIGGVLPVGMDTVASASELEKAGKIKYLGVPGMERTKLLPNVPTFKEQGVPGFEQASSWYAAYVPTGTPAAVVSQLEKAMIHIVQESAFAAKMAQGGMVTTGRPGAEVTSLIKSQREASRPIVEKSGYRATQ
- a CDS encoding NAD(P)H-dependent glycerol-3-phosphate dehydrogenase, which codes for MKIVVLGAGAWGTALAVSAAAHAGGNAVTLWARDEQQAAAMQAARCNQRYLPGLAFAPALQVVAGDARALAASAELIVIGTPMAALRGMLQLLKDSQAPIAWLCKGFEAGTGLMAHEVCAEVAPQLASGVLSGPSFAQEVARAQPTALVAASRHAPVREALVQAFHGPSLRVYASEDIVGVEVGGAVKNVLAIATGLCDGLQLGLNARAALITRGLAEMTRLGLALGARTDTFMGLSGLGDLVLTATGDLSRNRRVGLLLADGKSLQQAVDSLGHVAEGVYSARTVVQRARAAGVEMPIAECVVALLDGRLHAADAVARLMEREPTVERR